A part of Acidobacteriota bacterium genomic DNA contains:
- a CDS encoding DUF4838 domain-containing protein, with protein MRGLRQGVSVLALSLLASGIAVGQSVVLFDGQPRNTIVVPDLPSDEERYAADELRLHLELATDAEWRVTAGGDGTIHIGGTDDELPAETWRRRVVDGQLHLFGGAPRGTLYAVHRFLEDVVGVRWWTPWDTKIPHHDRLQVREGEWGGRPAFPMRDLFDGLDDPIFAARSGLNGHFTKLDRALAPNWQFGSPGYTHTFYKWIQPESVFDHHPEWFSEHDGRRFHDGGQLCLSDEALRDRIVARLQSNLALAPRIYSVSQNDWNGACECVPCQELEARAGGKSGAILDFVGEIASRVPELQIETLAYGYSAGPPAEATIPPNVILRHSTLKHRDFARPLQHPRNREHLQQLQRWSQLAETLWVWDYAVHYGSHGDMPFPRLRRMQRDLRLYERVGVQGIYYQHDDPLADDLRDLSRWLLAQWMVDPDRSYRVLVREFTDGFYGDAAPLVRRYLRLQSRVARRQRGEIRYRAPTEAFTAIDHRFLERAATLWNAAEAAVPAGSREHERVQHGRLTLDRATLVRYRQSSRDLSGQRIWPMDTDLSTLIARYRETWQREIERRLPESSRAAARAEVEREIRWFLGLN; from the coding sequence GTGAGAGGCCTGCGACAGGGTGTGTCTGTTCTCGCCCTGTCGTTGCTAGCGTCCGGAATCGCCGTCGGTCAGTCCGTCGTCCTGTTCGACGGGCAGCCGCGGAACACGATCGTCGTCCCTGACCTCCCAAGCGATGAGGAACGCTACGCCGCAGACGAGCTCCGCCTGCATCTCGAATTGGCCACGGACGCGGAGTGGCGGGTCACGGCCGGCGGGGACGGGACGATCCACATCGGCGGGACGGACGACGAGCTCCCTGCGGAAACGTGGAGACGGCGGGTCGTCGATGGGCAGCTTCATCTGTTCGGAGGGGCACCACGCGGGACCCTTTACGCCGTCCATCGTTTCCTCGAGGACGTCGTCGGTGTTCGCTGGTGGACGCCGTGGGACACGAAGATTCCGCACCACGATCGGCTGCAGGTCCGTGAAGGGGAGTGGGGCGGTCGGCCCGCGTTTCCGATGCGGGATCTCTTCGATGGGTTGGACGATCCGATCTTCGCCGCACGCAGCGGCCTGAACGGGCATTTCACGAAGCTCGATCGCGCGCTGGCACCGAACTGGCAGTTCGGATCTCCGGGCTACACCCACACGTTCTACAAGTGGATCCAACCGGAATCGGTCTTCGATCATCACCCGGAGTGGTTCTCGGAGCACGATGGGCGACGGTTCCACGACGGTGGACAGCTCTGCCTCTCCGACGAGGCGTTGCGAGACCGGATCGTCGCGCGGCTACAGTCCAACCTGGCGCTCGCACCACGCATCTACAGTGTCTCGCAGAACGACTGGAACGGGGCGTGCGAGTGTGTGCCGTGTCAGGAACTGGAGGCCCGGGCTGGTGGGAAGTCCGGCGCAATCCTGGATTTTGTCGGCGAGATCGCTTCTCGGGTCCCGGAGCTGCAGATCGAAACGCTGGCCTACGGATACTCCGCCGGCCCGCCGGCGGAAGCGACCATCCCACCTAACGTCATTCTGCGTCACTCCACACTCAAGCATCGTGACTTCGCCCGCCCGTTGCAGCACCCACGCAACCGTGAACACCTACAGCAGCTGCAGCGTTGGTCTCAGCTTGCGGAGACGCTCTGGGTCTGGGACTACGCCGTCCACTACGGAAGCCATGGCGACATGCCGTTCCCGCGGCTGCGTCGCATGCAGCGGGATCTGAGGTTGTACGAGCGGGTCGGAGTGCAGGGCATCTACTACCAACACGACGACCCACTGGCCGACGACCTGCGAGATCTCTCCCGTTGGTTGCTGGCGCAATGGATGGTGGATCCCGATCGCAGCTACCGCGTTCTGGTGCGGGAGTTTACCGATGGGTTCTACGGCGACGCCGCCCCTCTCGTGCGACGTTATCTCCGTCTTCAGAGCCGCGTGGCTCGACGGCAACGGGGGGAGATCCGCTACCGGGCACCGACCGAAGCGTTTACGGCGATCGATCACCGGTTCCTCGAGCGTGCGGCAACCCTCTGGAATGCCGCCGAGGCGGCGGTCCCCGCTGGAAGCCGAGAGCACGAGCGGGTCCAACACGGACGCCTGACCCTCGATCGGGCGACGCTCGTCCGTTACCGGCAGTCCTCGCGGGATCTCTCCGGGCAGCGGATCTGGCCCATGGATACGGATCTGTCGACCCTGATCGCCCGCTACCGGGAGACCTGGCAGCGCGAAATCGAGCGTCGTCTTCCCGAATCCAGTCGAGCCGCGGCCCGGGCCGAGGTCGAACGTGAGATCCGCTGGTTTTTGGGGTTGAATTAG
- a CDS encoding GDP-L-fucose synthase produces MTELNALTGRRIAVTGGAGFLGRAVVAELTRHGCPPPFVPRSADYDLTTEEGVDRFLADAQPDLIIHLAARVGGIGAHDANPGAFLYDNLMMGALLIERARRRGVGRFVCVGSICSYPAQTAVPFREEDLWEGYPAETTAPYGLAKKLLLVQLQAYRRQYGMDGIYLMPVNLYGPHDNFDPETSHVIPALIRRCSEARDAGRDVVTCWGTGVATREFLYVDDCAVGIVRAAALYDGPEPVNLGSGQETSIRDLTERIGHAVGFTGRFEWDASKPDGQPRVCLDTRRARDGFGFEARVGLDDGLARTSAWYEASMGSG; encoded by the coding sequence ATGACCGAACTCAACGCGCTCACCGGACGGCGGATCGCCGTGACCGGAGGGGCAGGTTTCCTCGGCCGGGCCGTCGTCGCGGAGCTCACACGTCACGGTTGCCCGCCTCCCTTCGTGCCGCGGAGCGCCGATTACGACCTGACCACCGAGGAAGGTGTCGACCGCTTCCTCGCGGACGCTCAACCGGACCTCATCATTCATCTGGCCGCACGGGTCGGAGGGATCGGAGCGCACGACGCAAATCCTGGCGCGTTCCTCTACGACAACCTGATGATGGGCGCTCTGCTGATCGAACGCGCCCGCCGAAGGGGAGTCGGTCGGTTCGTCTGCGTCGGCTCGATCTGCTCGTATCCCGCACAGACCGCGGTTCCCTTTCGGGAGGAAGACCTCTGGGAGGGTTATCCGGCGGAGACCACCGCGCCCTACGGTCTGGCCAAGAAGCTGCTTCTCGTGCAACTCCAGGCCTATCGCCGACAGTACGGGATGGACGGCATCTATCTGATGCCGGTCAACCTCTACGGGCCTCACGACAACTTCGATCCCGAGACGTCCCACGTGATCCCGGCGTTGATCCGTCGATGTAGCGAGGCGCGCGACGCCGGCCGTGACGTCGTCACCTGCTGGGGAACCGGCGTGGCCACCCGGGAGTTTCTCTACGTGGACGATTGCGCTGTCGGAATCGTCCGTGCCGCGGCGCTCTACGACGGGCCGGAGCCGGTGAACCTGGGTTCGGGGCAGGAGACCTCGATCCGCGACCTGACCGAGCGGATCGGACACGCCGTCGGATTCACCGGACGGTTCGAGTGGGACGCCAGCAAACCCGACGGGCAGCCGCGGGTCTGTCTCGACACACGACGGGCCCGGGACGGGTTCGGTTTCGAGGCCCGTGTCGGACTCGACGACGGGCTCGCCCGTACCTCCGCGTGGTACGAGGCATCGATGGGGAGCGGATAA
- a CDS encoding bifunctional sulfate adenylyltransferase/adenylylsulfate kinase codes for MEHLIKPHGGELVDLVVDAAAGNQLKESSKDWPSWDLTARQICDLELLLNGAFSPLRGFMTRKDYDSVCKEMRLADGTLWPMPITMDVDESFANSLEVGGRVALRDPEGVMLAVLHVEEVWQPDLKAEANAVFGSTDIKHPAVDHLLNRSNSHYVGGRLEGIQLPAHYDFRTLRESPADVRREFAKMGWKKIVAFQTRNPMHRAHHELTLRAAKEVEANLLVHPVVGLTKPGDLDHYTRVGCYEAILKRYPAQTARLSLLPLAMRMGGPREAVWHAIIRKNFGCTHLIVGRDHAGPGNDSKGEPFYGPYDAQEMMQKHAEEIGVAMVPFKLMVYSEDHAAYYPIDEVPEGARVLNISGTELRQRLAEGREIPEWFTFPDVAAALQQRHPPRAKQGFTVFFSGLSGAGKSTIANVLLVKFLEMGGRPVTLLDGDIVRTNLSSELGFSKEHRNINIRRIGYVASEITKNGGIAVCAPIAPYDELRREVREMIEPLGGFILVYAETPIEVCEQRDRKGLYAKARAGLIKEFTGISDPYEEPKDADVVILTTDHTPEEAANQILLHLEREGYVGVPSQD; via the coding sequence GTGGAACATCTCATCAAACCGCACGGAGGAGAGTTGGTCGACCTCGTCGTCGACGCCGCCGCCGGAAACCAACTCAAGGAATCTTCGAAGGACTGGCCGTCGTGGGATCTGACCGCGCGTCAGATCTGCGATCTCGAACTTCTGCTGAACGGCGCATTCTCGCCGCTGCGCGGATTCATGACGCGCAAGGACTACGATTCGGTCTGCAAGGAGATGCGTCTCGCCGACGGGACTCTCTGGCCGATGCCCATCACGATGGACGTCGACGAGTCCTTCGCCAACTCCCTCGAGGTTGGCGGTCGTGTGGCGCTGCGTGACCCGGAAGGCGTCATGCTGGCAGTGTTACACGTCGAAGAGGTCTGGCAACCGGACCTGAAGGCCGAGGCCAACGCGGTGTTCGGTTCGACGGACATCAAGCACCCCGCCGTCGATCATCTGCTAAATCGATCCAACAGTCACTACGTCGGTGGCCGACTGGAGGGAATCCAGTTACCGGCCCACTACGACTTCCGCACCCTGCGCGAGAGTCCGGCAGATGTTCGTCGCGAGTTCGCAAAGATGGGTTGGAAGAAGATCGTCGCCTTCCAGACCCGCAACCCGATGCATCGTGCCCATCACGAGCTGACGCTGCGTGCGGCCAAGGAGGTCGAGGCCAACCTGCTCGTCCATCCGGTCGTCGGTCTGACCAAGCCCGGTGACCTGGATCATTACACCCGTGTCGGTTGCTACGAGGCGATCCTCAAACGCTACCCGGCCCAGACCGCCCGGCTCTCGCTGTTGCCCCTGGCGATGCGCATGGGTGGGCCTCGCGAGGCCGTCTGGCACGCGATCATCCGCAAGAACTTCGGCTGCACCCATCTGATCGTCGGTCGGGATCACGCCGGCCCCGGCAACGATTCGAAGGGCGAGCCGTTCTATGGGCCCTACGACGCCCAGGAGATGATGCAGAAGCACGCGGAAGAGATCGGCGTCGCGATGGTGCCGTTCAAGCTGATGGTCTATTCGGAGGACCACGCGGCCTACTATCCGATCGATGAGGTCCCGGAGGGGGCGAGGGTTCTGAACATCTCCGGCACGGAGTTGCGTCAGCGTCTGGCCGAGGGACGTGAGATTCCCGAGTGGTTTACGTTCCCCGATGTCGCTGCCGCGTTGCAGCAGCGTCATCCTCCACGGGCCAAACAGGGCTTCACGGTTTTCTTCAGCGGGCTGTCCGGCGCCGGCAAGTCGACTATCGCCAACGTCCTCCTGGTGAAGTTCCTCGAGATGGGTGGCCGACCGGTCACGCTGCTGGACGGCGATATCGTCCGCACGAACCTCTCGTCGGAGCTGGGCTTCTCGAAGGAGCATCGCAACATCAATATCCGTCGCATCGGTTACGTCGCGTCGGAGATCACGAAGAATGGCGGGATCGCCGTCTGTGCTCCCATCGCACCGTACGACGAACTTCGTCGGGAAGTGCGGGAGATGATCGAGCCACTGGGCGGATTCATCCTCGTCTACGCGGAGACACCGATCGAGGTCTGTGAACAGCGGGATCGCAAGGGACTCTACGCCAAGGCGCGTGCAGGGCTGATCAAGGAGTTCACCGGAATCTCCGACCCCTACGAGGAGCCCAAGGATGCCGATGTGGTGATCCTCACCACCGACCACACGCCGGAAGAGGCCGCCAATCAGATTCTCTTGCATCTCGAGCGAGAAGGGTACGTCGGCGTCCCGAGTCAGGACTGA
- a CDS encoding 3'(2'),5'-bisphosphate nucleotidase CysQ has translation MSRTDDLKRIEAALARACAVVSRFTPGEIEHRVKSGNDPVTEADTSINDCLLETLPRDGEGWLSEETVDSEERLGKERVWVVDPLDGTREFVAGIAEWCISIGLVENGRAVAGGIAVPSHDLTVIGSLETGVLTNGQKTTVRPHADVDGITVLASRSEVRRGQWDRWNAGPIKVEPTGSVAYKMALVAAGRADATWTLVPKHEWDVAGGTALVLAAGGAVWTVEGEEPIFNRRHPLFRGLIAVPGTLEDPVRVLLAEAIAELD, from the coding sequence ATGTCACGGACCGATGACCTGAAGCGGATCGAGGCCGCGCTGGCCCGTGCCTGCGCCGTCGTCTCCCGTTTTACACCGGGGGAGATCGAGCATCGAGTCAAGTCCGGAAACGATCCGGTGACCGAGGCCGACACCTCCATCAACGATTGCCTACTCGAGACCCTTCCCCGTGACGGGGAGGGCTGGCTGTCGGAGGAGACCGTCGACTCCGAGGAGCGTCTGGGCAAGGAACGGGTCTGGGTCGTCGATCCTCTGGACGGCACCCGGGAGTTCGTCGCCGGGATAGCGGAGTGGTGCATCTCCATCGGTCTGGTGGAGAACGGTCGCGCCGTGGCGGGTGGCATCGCCGTGCCGTCTCACGACCTGACGGTGATTGGATCCTTGGAGACCGGTGTCCTGACCAACGGCCAGAAGACGACCGTCCGTCCCCACGCAGACGTCGACGGGATCACGGTCCTCGCCAGCCGCAGCGAGGTCCGTCGCGGTCAATGGGATCGTTGGAACGCCGGACCGATCAAGGTCGAGCCCACCGGCTCCGTGGCCTACAAGATGGCCCTGGTGGCCGCAGGAAGGGCCGACGCGACCTGGACGCTGGTCCCGAAACACGAGTGGGATGTGGCCGGCGGAACGGCCCTGGTGCTTGCCGCCGGCGGCGCGGTGTGGACCGTGGAGGGGGAAGAGCCCATCTTTAATCGTCGTCACCCGTTATTCCGTGGTCTGATTGCGGTTCCGGGAACGCTGGAAGATCCCGTCCGAGTCTTGCTGGCGGAGGCCATCGCCGAGTTGGACTGA
- a CDS encoding sulfotransferase, which produces MRFFFIVAMGRSGTHFLSALLQSDPRAVVHHEPSAWDPRLHMLRNVSPDNRALDDALEERFRPLLAAAGDVPIYGETNSLLRFQIDWLRRRFDPTFIHLVRDGRAYVRSVWTRPAYTSYELEGPIVPGNDDPFAERWSSMDRFQRLCWSWRHTNEFIESRVDRPVRFEDLLKDYEVFRTQVLQPTGVEVGQATWEREVKRPSNTSRQYRVKNRLRRWIRGNAIMPEIAPLPPWSDWSSQRKEQFQEICGAMMERYGYTKTE; this is translated from the coding sequence ATGCGGTTTTTCTTCATCGTCGCGATGGGTCGGTCGGGAACGCACTTCCTTTCCGCATTGCTTCAGAGCGACCCCCGTGCCGTCGTCCATCACGAACCCAGTGCCTGGGATCCGCGTCTGCACATGTTGAGAAACGTCAGCCCCGACAACCGCGCGCTGGACGACGCGTTGGAGGAGCGATTCCGCCCGCTGCTGGCCGCCGCAGGCGACGTGCCGATCTACGGCGAGACCAACTCGCTCCTTCGGTTCCAGATCGATTGGTTGCGTCGTCGGTTCGATCCGACCTTCATCCATCTCGTTCGCGACGGGCGCGCGTACGTGCGCTCCGTGTGGACCCGACCGGCCTACACCTCCTACGAGCTTGAGGGGCCGATCGTACCCGGCAACGACGATCCATTCGCAGAACGCTGGAGCAGCATGGATCGTTTTCAGCGTCTTTGCTGGTCCTGGCGTCACACCAACGAATTCATCGAGTCCAGGGTCGATCGCCCCGTTCGATTCGAGGACCTGCTCAAAGACTACGAGGTCTTTCGCACACAGGTACTGCAGCCGACCGGCGTCGAGGTGGGGCAGGCGACCTGGGAGCGCGAGGTCAAACGACCGAGCAACACGAGTCGGCAGTATCGCGTCAAGAATCGGTTGCGACGCTGGATCCGTGGCAACGCGATCATGCCCGAGATCGCTCCGCTGCCCCCGTGGTCTGATTGGTCCAGCCAGCGGAAAGAGCAGTTCCAGGAGATCTGTGGCGCGATGATGGAACGCTACGGATACACGAAGACCGAGTAG
- the asnB gene encoding asparagine synthase (glutamine-hydrolyzing), whose translation MCGINGIVRFDAGATPVSREELLLTRESMALRGPDGSGLWLDENGHVGLGHRRLAIIDLSDAGAQPMKSADGRYTLVFNGEIYNYRRLREALIRDGANFRSHCDTEVLLELYARHGAAMLPRLRGMFTIAIWDRRERSLFLARDPLGIKPLYIADDGRHLRFASQVKALLAGGAVDATVDPTSVAGFLMWGSVPEPRTLYRSVRAVPAGHYLLATDGRVGDPVPYYDLTRPPRPDDSTLEATLEECVGDHLESDVPVAVFLSSGLDSSLLAALARRKAPEGLTTFTLQFDEFADTERDEAPLARQIAESLGTKHIERRVGKQDFLALYSDARRAMDQPTIDGFNTYMVSHAVREAGFKVVLSGLGGDELMGSYDSFSDVPRWQRRSQRLASVPGLSSIWPRLASLSGGRPKLRGLLRYGPTLPGAYFLRRGLFLPEELPRLLGTSAAADALANYSPLQDAGKFLDDDVVAQEGVWRAVHVMETTQYMRNQLLRDSDWASMAHSLELRVPLVDAVLRDRFDAAHFEPAQSHGKSAVVRRVAPELPAEIWNRPKSGFGIPVAGWIDETLGHDVPQGEASRALALRVLRDFNVDLDANG comes from the coding sequence ATGTGCGGTATCAATGGAATCGTTCGATTCGATGCCGGTGCGACGCCGGTCTCACGGGAAGAACTGCTGCTCACGCGTGAGTCCATGGCGCTCCGTGGGCCCGACGGATCGGGGCTGTGGCTCGATGAGAACGGCCACGTCGGTCTCGGTCACCGACGACTGGCGATCATCGATCTGTCCGACGCCGGTGCCCAGCCCATGAAAAGCGCCGACGGTCGTTACACGTTGGTCTTCAACGGCGAGATCTACAACTACCGTCGTCTTCGTGAGGCCCTCATCCGCGACGGTGCGAATTTTCGATCCCACTGCGACACCGAGGTCCTCCTCGAACTCTATGCCCGTCACGGGGCAGCCATGCTGCCGCGGCTCCGGGGGATGTTCACGATCGCGATCTGGGATCGGCGCGAGCGCTCTCTCTTCCTGGCTCGGGACCCGCTGGGGATCAAGCCGCTCTATATCGCAGACGACGGGCGCCATCTGAGGTTCGCCTCGCAGGTCAAGGCACTGCTCGCCGGCGGTGCGGTCGACGCCACCGTGGACCCGACCTCGGTGGCCGGGTTCCTGATGTGGGGGAGCGTGCCCGAGCCCCGGACGCTCTACCGATCGGTGCGGGCCGTGCCCGCAGGTCACTACCTCCTCGCGACCGACGGTCGTGTGGGAGATCCCGTCCCGTACTACGACCTGACCCGTCCACCTCGTCCCGACGACTCGACTCTGGAGGCGACCCTCGAAGAGTGTGTCGGCGATCATCTGGAGTCGGACGTGCCGGTGGCCGTCTTTCTATCGAGTGGTCTGGACTCGAGCCTTCTGGCAGCCCTCGCGCGACGAAAAGCTCCCGAGGGGCTGACGACCTTCACCTTGCAGTTCGACGAGTTTGCCGACACCGAGCGGGATGAGGCGCCGTTGGCCAGGCAGATCGCCGAGAGCCTCGGGACGAAACATATCGAGCGTCGTGTGGGCAAGCAGGATTTTCTGGCGTTGTATTCCGACGCGCGCCGGGCGATGGATCAACCCACGATCGACGGGTTCAACACCTACATGGTCTCCCACGCCGTCCGCGAGGCTGGTTTCAAGGTCGTCCTCTCCGGTCTAGGCGGAGATGAGTTGATGGGGAGCTACGACTCGTTCAGTGATGTGCCGCGATGGCAGAGACGAAGCCAGCGACTGGCGAGTGTTCCCGGACTGTCGTCAATCTGGCCTCGGTTGGCGTCGCTGAGCGGTGGACGACCGAAGCTTCGTGGCCTGTTGCGCTACGGCCCCACGCTTCCCGGCGCCTACTTCCTGCGACGGGGACTGTTCCTTCCCGAGGAGCTGCCCAGGCTGCTCGGGACGAGCGCGGCCGCGGACGCGCTGGCAAACTATTCGCCGCTGCAGGATGCCGGGAAGTTCCTCGACGACGACGTCGTGGCACAAGAGGGTGTCTGGCGCGCGGTTCATGTGATGGAGACGACGCAGTACATGCGTAACCAATTGCTCCGCGATTCCGACTGGGCGTCGATGGCCCACTCGCTGGAGCTGCGTGTCCCGTTGGTGGACGCGGTCCTGCGGGATCGCTTCGACGCCGCCCACTTCGAACCGGCACAGAGCCACGGCAAGTCCGCGGTCGTGCGTCGGGTCGCGCCCGAGCTCCCGGCGGAGATCTGGAATCGACCGAAGTCCGGGTTCGGCATCCCGGTCGCCGGTTGGATCGACGAGACCCTCGGTCACGATGTGCCGCAGGGTGAGGCGTCGCGGGCTCTGGCGCTGCGGGTGCTGCGGGACTTCAACGTGGACCTCGATGCGAATGGCTGA
- a CDS encoding oligosaccharide flippase family protein, whose translation MAETLLKRLLAGGAWALAGKFVTAGSELLALGLLARLLSDDHFGAYMLAYTTITGGAMLAQVGLHMAVVRFVAEFIGTGRPEKARRVVVRCAQLLFVGCLVIGSILAFGGGSWLARSVWNSSTLAAAMGAVAIWAVLRAIQVFVSEAFRGLKDIRLATVFGGTIARVLFLALLFYVSHTSGSLQLIDAVYMISAATAFSLLISVTLLAIRISRLPVGGTMGVREILGVSTPMWVTGLTALVLTQFDLWVMGAFFSEDQVGVYGAAARLVTVVSMSLTLVNLVVPPFIADLYARGEREQLQRVLRATATFAGLPAFLVLATFIFAGGTVLSLVYEPRFAEGATILALLSAGRLVNVLTGSCGITLGMTGHQRYLMGITLVVGVGMVTSALLVRDHYGTVGIATVACVGIIVHNLAMWLTTRWVAGLWTHVGIPRPHEMRTLYGRIVGRR comes from the coding sequence ATGGCTGAGACGCTCCTCAAGCGGCTGCTGGCCGGTGGCGCATGGGCGCTGGCGGGGAAGTTCGTCACCGCCGGTTCGGAGCTGTTGGCTCTCGGTTTGTTGGCCCGTCTCCTCAGCGACGATCACTTCGGCGCCTACATGCTGGCCTACACGACGATCACCGGTGGCGCGATGCTGGCTCAGGTCGGGCTGCACATGGCCGTCGTCCGCTTCGTCGCCGAATTCATCGGCACGGGACGACCGGAGAAGGCCCGCCGTGTGGTCGTGCGATGCGCGCAACTTCTGTTCGTCGGCTGTTTGGTCATCGGAAGCATCCTCGCGTTCGGGGGCGGAAGTTGGTTGGCCCGATCAGTGTGGAATTCATCGACGTTGGCGGCGGCGATGGGCGCGGTCGCCATCTGGGCCGTTCTGCGTGCGATTCAGGTCTTCGTCTCCGAGGCATTTCGCGGGCTCAAGGACATCCGGTTGGCAACGGTCTTTGGCGGCACCATTGCCCGGGTGTTGTTTCTGGCGCTGCTGTTCTACGTTTCACATACGAGTGGCTCGCTTCAGTTGATTGACGCCGTCTACATGATCTCCGCGGCGACGGCGTTCAGCCTACTGATCAGCGTTACGTTGCTCGCCATCCGCATCTCACGTCTGCCGGTCGGCGGGACCATGGGAGTCCGGGAGATTCTTGGAGTCTCGACACCGATGTGGGTGACCGGGCTGACGGCATTAGTCCTGACCCAGTTCGATCTCTGGGTCATGGGCGCCTTCTTCAGCGAGGACCAGGTCGGCGTCTACGGGGCGGCCGCCCGGCTGGTCACCGTGGTATCCATGTCCCTGACCCTCGTGAATCTGGTGGTGCCGCCATTTATCGCCGATCTTTACGCGAGGGGAGAGCGGGAGCAACTCCAGCGCGTCCTTCGCGCGACGGCGACCTTTGCGGGGTTGCCGGCGTTCCTGGTACTGGCGACGTTCATCTTTGCCGGCGGGACCGTGCTCTCGCTGGTCTACGAGCCACGTTTCGCCGAGGGTGCCACGATCCTGGCGTTGCTCTCTGCCGGTCGACTCGTCAATGTCCTGACGGGGAGTTGTGGCATCACCCTCGGCATGACCGGGCACCAGCGTTACCTGATGGGGATCACCCTGGTGGTCGGCGTCGGCATGGTAACCAGCGCGCTGTTGGTTCGCGATCACTACGGAACCGTCGGTATCGCGACGGTGGCCTGTGTCGGCATCATCGTTCACAACCTGGCGATGTGGCTGACGACACGTTGGGTCGCCGGGCTCTGGACCCACGTCGGCATCCCGAGACCGCACGAGATGCGGACGCTGTATGGACGGATTGTCGGGCGTCGCTAG
- a CDS encoding HD domain-containing protein, with product MTRRTLVTRLRGRCKRNPLLRQLSKIAVDQAIDLYWVGGGIRDAAMGRASGDLDLLVTTGSRRLVGILQSTWDTRGFSFRKRGVTTWRFAVDDGTVDLVLAERRGLDGDLTRRELTINAMAFSLREQTFHDPHGGLADLRRKRLRTIDAKRFREDPVRALRLARFHGTLPTFNATVETRRAAGAQKRALGRASPERIRDELQKLLLSRRPDRGLAVIEELGLLPAVLPELVPLQSCVAGEGRPDVWSHTLQTLRETCRRTPLPGVSKSMDAASTALLRWSLLLHDIAKPATLGVKKDGSPSFHGHEVLGEKMADACLRRLHASRDLRRDVGKLIRWHLRPGHLADGPPSRRGLRRLAHEAGPLLPILCAHAAADARGSGSPDPTERMERLESTLAALLETAQSLRKRPLLRPVTGNDVMKLCDVDAGEDVGRILREVEERVLEGRIVNRRQALAYLRTRKTAP from the coding sequence ATGACCCGCAGGACACTCGTGACACGACTGCGGGGTCGCTGTAAGCGCAACCCGTTGCTGCGACAGCTGTCGAAGATCGCCGTCGACCAGGCGATCGATCTCTACTGGGTCGGTGGCGGGATCCGTGACGCGGCGATGGGTCGCGCCTCCGGCGACCTCGATCTACTGGTCACGACCGGTTCTCGTCGCCTCGTCGGCATCCTGCAATCGACCTGGGACACCCGCGGGTTCTCGTTTCGCAAACGCGGCGTCACGACGTGGCGTTTCGCCGTCGACGACGGCACGGTCGACCTGGTCCTGGCCGAGCGTCGCGGGCTCGACGGGGATCTGACCCGGCGCGAACTGACGATCAACGCGATGGCCTTCTCGTTGCGGGAGCAGACGTTCCACGACCCCCACGGCGGTCTCGCGGATCTGCGGCGTAAACGCCTGCGAACCATCGATGCGAAACGCTTTCGAGAGGATCCCGTGCGTGCACTGCGTCTGGCGCGCTTCCACGGGACGCTACCGACCTTCAATGCCACGGTCGAGACACGTCGCGCGGCAGGCGCCCAGAAACGTGCCCTCGGTCGTGCCTCGCCGGAGCGGATCCGCGATGAGCTTCAGAAGTTGCTTCTGTCCCGGCGCCCCGATCGCGGGCTGGCGGTGATCGAAGAGCTCGGATTGTTGCCCGCCGTGCTTCCCGAACTCGTCCCACTTCAGTCCTGCGTTGCAGGCGAAGGGCGTCCGGACGTCTGGAGTCACACGCTGCAGACTTTACGCGAGACCTGTCGGCGCACCCCGTTGCCCGGGGTCTCGAAGTCCATGGATGCCGCTTCGACGGCCCTCCTGCGTTGGAGCCTCCTGCTTCACGACATCGCCAAGCCTGCCACCCTGGGCGTCAAGAAGGACGGCAGCCCCAGTTTTCACGGGCACGAGGTTCTCGGCGAGAAGATGGCCGACGCCTGCCTCAGAAGACTCCACGCGTCCAGGGACCTGCGCCGCGATGTCGGCAAACTGATCCGCTGGCACCTTCGTCCGGGTCACCTGGCCGATGGCCCACCGTCAAGGCGCGGCCTGCGTCGGTTGGCGCACGAAGCCGGACCCCTCTTACCGATCCTGTGTGCCCACGCCGCAGCCGACGCCCGGGGCTCCGGTTCGCCCGATCCCACAGAACGTATGGAGCGACTGGAGTCGACCCTGGCGGCGCTGCTCGAGACGGCACAGTCGCTAAGGAAGCGTCCCCTGTTGCGACCCGTCACGGGTAACGACGTGATGAAACTCTGTGACGTCGATGCCGGCGAGGATGTGGGGCGGATCCTACGCGAGGTCGAGGAGCGTGTACTGGAGGGGCGAATCGTCAACCGACGTCAGGCCCTGGCCTACCTACGGACCCGAAAGACGGCGCCCTAG